The Breoghania sp. L-A4 sequence CGCTCGTCGAGCACGGTGAAATGCCCCGCGACATTGGCCTCCAGCGGGAACTGGTGCAGCAGGCTTTCGCAGAACCCGTGGATGGTCTGGATCTTCAGTCCGCCCGGCGTCTCAAGGGCGGCGGCGAACAGCCGGCGCGCGCGGGCAAGCCGGCGCCGGTCGGGCCGCGCCTCGCCCATGTCCTTGATGGCGTCGGCAAGCTGCTCGTCGTCGAGCGCGGTCCAGCTCGACAGAATGGTGAAGACGCGGCTGGCCATCTCGGCCGCCGCCGCCTTGGTGAAGGTAAGGCACAGCAGGCGCGCCGGATCGGTGCCCGCCAGAAGCAGCCGCACCACGCGGCGGGCAAGCACGAAGGTCTTGCCGGAACCGGCGTTGGCGCTCACCCAGGCGGAAGCCTGCGGATGCGAGGCGCGCTCCTGGCTGTGCCGGGTCTGGACGGGGATATCCATCACGCGGTCTCCTCGTCGTCGCCACCCAGCGACCATTCCTGCACGCGGGCGAGATGATCATAGTCGCCGTCCACATTGCCCTCGAATTTCGGCCGCGCGCGCGACAGATAGCCCTGGGCCTCATCGTCGTAGGCGGCAATCAGTCCCGCCAGCCGGGCCAGCGCGTTGTCGGCCAGATCGCCGATACCGCCTTCTTCGGGATTGCGCGGGGCGTAGTCGCCCGGCGTCGATCCGCCGCGCAGCACCACATAGGCGAGTTCGGAGACGGGTCGCGCCGGATCGATGCCCTCAAAGCCGCCCAGCCGCAGCATGGCCGCTTCCAATGGCAGTTGCGGTGCGAACAGGGTTGCGACTTCCTTCCTGGTCGGGGCGCCGCCGGTCTTGTAGTCGATGGCCGCGAGCGAGCCGTCGGTCATCTCGTCGATGCGGTCGGCGCGGCCGGTGAGCCGAAACACCCCGTCGCGGCGCGGCAGCGAAATGCTGCCCGCGACCTCCAGGTGCCGGCGCGAGACGCGTGGGTTGCGCGCGGCCTCGAAGCCGATGAACCAGTCGGCGATGCGCAGGAAGCGCGGCCACCACAGTGCATGCACCTCCGGGAAGGCTTCCAGATCGCGGAACTGCTCCCGGCCAAGTGTGATGAGCCGGTCGCGCGCCCCCGCGTCATAGGGGCCGGAGCATTCGGCGAGGAAATCCGCCAGCGTGTCATGGATGATCGTGCCGCGATCCGCCGCCCCCGGGCTCGCGGCCAGCGGATCGACCGGGTCGAGCCCAAGAATGCGCTTGGCGAAGATCGCGTAAGGATCGCGGATCCAGGTCTCCACCGAGGTGATGGAAATCTGCTCCGGCCGGGCGGCGACCGGTGGCTTGGGATTGGGCCGGGCTGCGGGCCGGGGCGGCCCTGCGGCGCGGTCGAGCGCGCGCGCCCAATCCGTGTAGCGCGTGCCGCGGGCGCGTGCGGCGTCGGCCACGTCGGAGCCCGCAACCGTCAGCACCCGCTGCAGCCAGCGCGAGGCGACCGTCGGTGCGCCGCCGCTGCGTCGCGAGCGCGATAGCACCACGCGGTCCGCACCCATGCCTTGCGCGAAATCATGCGCCGCGAGACCGACGCGCCGCTCGGGCGGCTCCAGTCCGACGTCGCGTTTCATCGGCCGGTTGAGCCAAGGATCGTTGCGGGTCGTGGCGGGCCAACTGCCCTCGTTGAGCCCGGCCAGGATCAGGATATCCGGCCGGTGCAGGCGCGCTTCTAGGGGCCCCCAGATGTGAATGCGCGGATCGGCCGCCACACCGCCATGCACGGGGCTTCCGGCGATCAGCGCGTCAAACACGCTCGGCCAGTCCGCGGCCGGGATCTCGAGGCCCACATCGCGCGCCTCCATGATGCCCGTCATCGCCTTGGCCAGCGCCTCGCCGGCCTCCAGTGAGAACAGCGCCAGATCGGATCCTGTCTCGTCGCGCGCCACCGCCTTCAAGGCTTCCGCATGGGCTTCGGCGAGCGGTGCCACGGCCACAATGCCCGGCTGCCGGCCGAGCGCTTCCAGCGGCTGCAGCGCGGCGGCGAGGCGCTGCGCCAAGTCGCGGATGCGCGCCCAGTCCTCCTCCTTCATGCGCCGCCAGCGCGGCACGTGAGCGGCGGTGGAGAGTGCATGCTCGGCCGCATCGATCGCCGCCAGCAGGCCATGCGTCCCGTCCTGCGGGCGTGGGCCGCGCAGCACGGCGCGTTCCAGCGCCCGCGCCGTCTCGCGGATGTCGGCGGCGGGCAGGCCGAGGCGCGTGAGCGGATGCTTGAGAAGCGCCAGAAGCGCCACCGGTTCGAGTCCGCCAAGCGCCGCCTGAGCCGTGAGCCGGGCGAGCATCGCGGGCGGCGTCTGGTCCAGCGGCCGGCCGGCGGAATCATCGACCTCCAGGCCCCAGCGGCGCATTTCGCCCGCCACCCGGCGCGCCAGCGTCCGATCGGGTGTTACCAGCGCCGCTGTCCTGTCGTTTTCCACCGCCTCGCGCAGCGCCATGGCGAGCGCCAGCGCTTCCTCCACCTCGTTGCGCGCTTCGATCAGATCGACATCGGCGAAGGCCGCGCCCGCGCGCGCCGCGACGGGCTCCTTGAAGAAGGCCTGCCAGCCGTCCGTGGTTTCGGCGGGACGCAGGCTTTCGGCCACGATCCGCTCGCGATCGCGCAGGTGTTCGGCGACCGAGCCGGACAGTTCGGAAACATCTGCGCGGCTGGCGCGCAAATGCGAGAGCAACTGCTTGAGGCCGTATTGCGGATGGCCGGGCACGGCGGGGCGATCGGGATTGGCTGCCCCGCCAAGCGCGTCCCACACGTCGTCTGGCATCGTCTGATCGAGCCCCGGCAGGATCACCGCGCCCTGATGCAGATGTGCCACCACCTTGATGAGATCGGCGGTGGCTGGCACGGAGCCGGTGGAGCCGGCGACGATCACCGGCCCGCTCGGAGGATCTTGCGCAAAGCGCGCCGCCTCGCGACGAATCAGGGCCGAGCGCCTGGCGTTGGGGTCCATAGCGCCGCGTTCGGCCAGATAGGCGGGCCAGGCCTCGGTGGCGATCTTCAGGAAATCCAGAGTGATCTGCCAGTAGCGGGAGAAATCGTCGGGCACCAGCGCCTGGATCGCCTGCCAGTCGGCTTCTTCCGTTTCGATCTGGTCCATCAGCGACAGCAAATCGGCGGCGAGCCAGGCGGCGTCGGCGGGAGAGGCGGGCACCGCCATCGGTTCGTCGGGTCCGAGCTTGAGGACTTCGCGACGCACGTGGCCGGCCCAGCCGAGGATCAGCCGGGTCATGGCGAGGCGGCGTTCGAGCCCGGAGATCGCCGGGGCCAAGGGTTCCGCATCCGGCTCGCCGCGCAGCAGCACCTCGTCCTCGTCGGCGCCGCCCAGCGGACGGATGCGCGGCAGCAGCGCGGCACTGCCGCCCAGCGCCAGGCGAAAACTCTCGCGCAATGTGCGCGCCGCGCGGCGGGTGGGCACGAAGATGGTGGCGTCGGCCAGCGCCAGTGGGTCGCGCGCCGGATCGAAACCGGGGACGAGTTCGCCGCTCAGCAGCGAGTCGACCAGCGTGTCGAGAAACGCAGCACCACTGGGGATCGTGAAGAGCCGTGCCGCCGGCCGAGTATCCGTCATTGTCGCGCCCGCTCCCCCGTCTGGCGAATCCCGGGCCTATCCTACAGCGCGCTGTCGCCGATGGCTTCCTCCGCCTCGCCGATCGCCTGCGGCGTGCCGACGTGAAGCCAGATTCCGTCCATGCGAACGCCGTAAAGCCGCCCCGCCTCGATGGCCCGGTCGAACAGCAGGTTGAGCGAGAAGGCGCCCTCGGGCGCGCCCTCGAACAGACGCGGATGCAGCATGGCGACGCCGGAATAGACGAACGGCGTCACCTCGCGATCGACGCGCCGCGACAGCCGGCCGCCGCTTTCCATCTCGAAATCGCCCGTGCCGTCATAGCCGACGCTGTTGACCGTGGAGGCGAGCAGCAGCAGCCCGTCCATCTCGCCGTCGTCCCAGCGCTCGGCCAGCACTTCCAGATTGGGCCGCATGCCCTCGATCCAGAAGCTGTCGGAATTGAGCAGCAGGAACGGCTCCTCGCCCAGATGCGGCAGGGCCTTGGTCACGCCGCCGCCGGTCTCCAGCAGCGCGGCGCGCTCGTCGGAAAGGATCACGGCGGGTGCTGTGCGCCCCGCCACATGACGTTCCACCTGATCGGCGAGGTGATGCACGTTGACCACCACGGATTGCACGCCGGCGCTTGCAAGCCGGTCGAGCGCATAGTCGAGCAGCGGCTTTCCCGCCACCGGAACGAGCGGCTTGGGCAGTGTTTCGGTGATCGGTCGCATTCTCGTGCCCAGGCCTGCGGCCAGCACCATTGCCCGTGTCGGGCGCGTCACTGTCATCGGTTCTTGTCCATCCGGATCGTCTGTGTGGTCTCAGTCGGCTGTGCACGTGGGGTCGCTGGCCGTGCCGGTCAACGCGCCACCTGTGGACGATGCCCCGCCGGGCGCTACTGCGCCGGCCCGTGCCGCTGATACCAGCGCTTTATGTCAGCCAGTGCGGGATGTTCCAGCGAACGGGCCAGATAGTCGCGCAATCTGGGGATATGCTTGCGGTAGCCCGGCTTGCCGTCGCGTTTGTCCAGCCGCACGAAAATGCCCAGGATCTTGGTCGCCCGATGGGCCGACAGCACCGCATAATCGCGGCGAAACGCGTCCGCGTCGAAGCCCGCGGCCTGCGCCCGGCGCAGCGATACATAGCGGGCGACCAGTTCCTGCTCCTGGTCATGCGGGATGGTCACGCGCGCGTCCTGCGCCAGCGAGGCGACGTCATAGGCGGTGGGGCCGATCACCGTGTCCTGATAGTCGATCAGCGCCAGCCGGTCCGTGCCGGAGCCCTGCGGCCGCCAGATCAGGTTGGGCGAGTGGAAGTCGCGCAGAACCCAGGTTGTTTCCGATCGCGCCAGTGTCTCGAACTGCGCCGCCCACAGCGTCTTGAACTCGGCCGCCGCCTCCGTGGGCACGGGTCCGCCGGTGACGTCGGGCACATACCAGTCGAGATAAAGCTCGGCCTCGATCGACAGGGCGCCGGCGTCATAGGCGGGAACCCGGTAGGTGCCGCCACCCGGCAGCGGCGTCACGTCCGGCCAGTCATGGGTGTGAAGTTCCGCCAGCAGATCGATGGCCGCCGCATAACGCTCAAGCAGCGGCGCGCCGTCGGCAACGATCGCCTCAGCGCCCAGGTCCTCGAGCAACAGCAGGCCGTGCGCCATGTCGTGGGCGAAGAGCTCCGGCGCGTGGAAGCCGCGCGCGCGAAGGCCCTCGCCGATACCGACGAAGGCGCGCACGTCCTCGGCCAGATGGGCGATCTGGCTGTAGGGCTTGCCGTCACGCACCGGCGGGCCGTCGGCCCTCTGCGGCGCGTTCATCAGGATCGCGTGCCGGCCGGCCCGCGCAATCCGCTCGTACGACCGCGTCGAGGCGTCGCCAAGCAGGAAGCGCCGTGTAGCGCGCGTCCAGCCCGCCTCGTCGAGAAAGCGCCGGATCCGCAGCGTGCGACCAAGCCGCGCCTCCCAGTCGCCCGTCTGCCAGTCGAGGCGCGCGACGCGCGAGTCCGCAGTGGCGCCCGCGGACAGGCTCAGCAGCAGCGTGTCGGCGGGCAGGGCGCTTTCGGCACGTTGCGGCCATTCGACCAGCGCCGCGCCCTCGCTTGCCGCCTCCTCGAACCCGAGCTCCTCGAGTTCGTCTTCATGTTCGATGCGGTAAAGATCGAAGTGGGAGACCGTCAGGCGCGGGAACGCATAGGCCTGCACCAGCGTGAAGGTGGGGCTGGGAACCTCGAGGTCCGGATCATCGGCGAGCGCGCGCAGCACGGCGCGTGCCAGCGTCGATTTTCCGGCGCCCAGATCGCCGTGCAGGGCGACGACATCGCCCGGGCGCAGGATGAGCGCCAGGTCCTCGGCGAGCCGGCGCGTCGCCGCCTCGTCCGGGAGGTCGATGGTGAGGGAAGCGGCCACTGACAGTCTCCGCTACTCGGCGGCCTCGCGCTCCGGGATCCGCGTTTGTATGGGGAACCTGCAGATGACGGTGGTGCCGACGCCTTCCTGCGACTGGATCTCGACGGTGCCGCCGTGCAGCTCGACGAAGCTCTTGACGATGGCCAGACCCAGGCCCGCGCCGCGCCGCCGGGAGCCGGAGGTGTGGCCGACGAACCGGCTGAAGACTTCCTGAAGGTGTTCCTCGGAGATGCCGCAGCCATGATCGCGCACGACAAAGCGCAAATCGTTAGCCGTGCGCGTGCAGGTCAGTTCCACGACGCCGCCCTTCTCTGAGAAGCGCAGGGCGTTGGAAATCAGGTTGAACAGCACCTGGCGCAGCCGGCGTTCGTCGGCGATCAGAACGCCGATGTCATCAGGGACGTCGGCGCGCAGCTCGATGTCGGCTTCCACCAGCCGGTCCTTGACGCCCTCGACCGCGCCGTCGACGGCGGCCGCGATGTCGACCTCGCCGAGATCCAGCTCCATGATGCCGGCGTCGATGGTCGCGAGATCGAGAATGTCATTGATGATCGCCAGCAGCGCCGACGACGACGACATGATGTAGTTGGTGTATTCCGCCTGCTTGCCGGTCAGGTCGCCGAACTTGGAATCCGACAGCAACTGGGCAAAGCCGATGATGTTGGTCAGCGGCGAACGCAGCTCGTAGGACACCTGCTGGATGAAGGTGTTCTTGAGCTGGTCGGCCTCGCGCAGCGCATCGTTCTTGTCGCGCAGGGCGCGTTCCACGTTGACTGTATCGGTGGCGTTGACGAAGGCGATCAGCGTGCCACCGTCGGGCAGCGGCACGGTGGCGTAGTCGATGACGTTGCCGTCGGGGCGTTCCATGCGGCCCGCGGTGCGGCTGCGGTTCTCCGCAAGGCCGGTGACCGAGGTGGTGAGGTCCTTCCATGTGTCCGGCTCGGGATGCAGGCGAGAGCAGATGCCGACAATGGTCGAGATATGCGGGCTGTCCGCCAGATCCTCGGCGCTGAGCTGCCAGATCGCGCCAAAGGCGGGATTGTGCAGGCGCAGGCGGCCGTCGGAGCCGAACACCGCCACGGCTTCCGACAGATGGTCCAGCGTCTCGCCCTGAACACGTGTCAGCGCGTTGTAGCGGCTCTCAAGCTCAAGCCGTTCCGTGACGTTCTCGTAGATGTAGGTGACGCCGCCCTGGGCGTGTGGATTGGCGACCACGCGCAAGGTTTGCCCGTCCGGCAGGTGCCACCAGAAATCGTCGGGCTCGAG is a genomic window containing:
- a CDS encoding nucleotidyltransferase family protein — translated: MTVTRPTRAMVLAAGLGTRMRPITETLPKPLVPVAGKPLLDYALDRLASAGVQSVVVNVHHLADQVERHVAGRTAPAVILSDERAALLETGGGVTKALPHLGEEPFLLLNSDSFWIEGMRPNLEVLAERWDDGEMDGLLLLASTVNSVGYDGTGDFEMESGGRLSRRVDREVTPFVYSGVAMLHPRLFEGAPEGAFSLNLLFDRAIEAGRLYGVRMDGIWLHVGTPQAIGEAEEAIGDSAL
- a CDS encoding PAS domain-containing sensor histidine kinase, with translation MATTQAADAAQLSLSAYGLTSFQVAWFSALFGAVAFGVANAVVLMRSRRRFQALTNKFKIENADLKLRLDRFESLLDTDDQRLVIWDGRSSDPLVIGGLDPACGAPRGAQGLLAFGNWLEPGSAAQLEADVDALRQNGQAFTRTLPTRSGGSVEASGRTAGGWAVLRLRDLSGERLAQARLAESHARLEQQIATVRTLLNELPGPVWLRDADGNMNWVNKAYADAVEAKDPEAAVQDKAEFLDAAGRKALSANRAAGDSFQARMPIISAGERRVFDVIDVSGAAGSAGMAIDINEMEQVREELKRTVEFHARTLDQLATAVAIFGPDRRLQFHNAAFQTLFGLDSSFLEGGPANGAVLDAMRAARKLPEQADYRDWRRKHLEAYQSLEPDDFWWHLPDGQTLRVVANPHAQGGVTYIYENVTERLELESRYNALTRVQGETLDHLSEAVAVFGSDGRLRLHNPAFGAIWQLSAEDLADSPHISTIVGICSRLHPEPDTWKDLTTSVTGLAENRSRTAGRMERPDGNVIDYATVPLPDGGTLIAFVNATDTVNVERALRDKNDALREADQLKNTFIQQVSYELRSPLTNIIGFAQLLSDSKFGDLTGKQAEYTNYIMSSSSALLAIINDILDLATIDAGIMELDLGEVDIAAAVDGAVEGVKDRLVEADIELRADVPDDIGVLIADERRLRQVLFNLISNALRFSEKGGVVELTCTRTANDLRFVVRDHGCGISEEHLQEVFSRFVGHTSGSRRRGAGLGLAIVKSFVELHGGTVEIQSQEGVGTTVICRFPIQTRIPEREAAE
- the tsaE gene encoding tRNA (adenosine(37)-N6)-threonylcarbamoyltransferase complex ATPase subunit type 1 TsaE, producing the protein MAASLTIDLPDEAATRRLAEDLALILRPGDVVALHGDLGAGKSTLARAVLRALADDPDLEVPSPTFTLVQAYAFPRLTVSHFDLYRIEHEDELEELGFEEAASEGAALVEWPQRAESALPADTLLLSLSAGATADSRVARLDWQTGDWEARLGRTLRIRRFLDEAGWTRATRRFLLGDASTRSYERIARAGRHAILMNAPQRADGPPVRDGKPYSQIAHLAEDVRAFVGIGEGLRARGFHAPELFAHDMAHGLLLLEDLGAEAIVADGAPLLERYAAAIDLLAELHTHDWPDVTPLPGGGTYRVPAYDAGALSIEAELYLDWYVPDVTGGPVPTEAAAEFKTLWAAQFETLARSETTWVLRDFHSPNLIWRPQGSGTDRLALIDYQDTVIGPTAYDVASLAQDARVTIPHDQEQELVARYVSLRRAQAAGFDADAFRRDYAVLSAHRATKILGIFVRLDKRDGKPGYRKHIPRLRDYLARSLEHPALADIKRWYQRHGPAQ
- the addB gene encoding double-strand break repair protein AddB, translating into MTDTRPAARLFTIPSGAAFLDTLVDSLLSGELVPGFDPARDPLALADATIFVPTRRAARTLRESFRLALGGSAALLPRIRPLGGADEDEVLLRGEPDAEPLAPAISGLERRLAMTRLILGWAGHVRREVLKLGPDEPMAVPASPADAAWLAADLLSLMDQIETEEADWQAIQALVPDDFSRYWQITLDFLKIATEAWPAYLAERGAMDPNARRSALIRREAARFAQDPPSGPVIVAGSTGSVPATADLIKVVAHLHQGAVILPGLDQTMPDDVWDALGGAANPDRPAVPGHPQYGLKQLLSHLRASRADVSELSGSVAEHLRDRERIVAESLRPAETTDGWQAFFKEPVAARAGAAFADVDLIEARNEVEEALALAMALREAVENDRTAALVTPDRTLARRVAGEMRRWGLEVDDSAGRPLDQTPPAMLARLTAQAALGGLEPVALLALLKHPLTRLGLPAADIRETARALERAVLRGPRPQDGTHGLLAAIDAAEHALSTAAHVPRWRRMKEEDWARIRDLAQRLAAALQPLEALGRQPGIVAVAPLAEAHAEALKAVARDETGSDLALFSLEAGEALAKAMTGIMEARDVGLEIPAADWPSVFDALIAGSPVHGGVAADPRIHIWGPLEARLHRPDILILAGLNEGSWPATTRNDPWLNRPMKRDVGLEPPERRVGLAAHDFAQGMGADRVVLSRSRRSGGAPTVASRWLQRVLTVAGSDVADAARARGTRYTDWARALDRAAGPPRPAARPNPKPPVAARPEQISITSVETWIRDPYAIFAKRILGLDPVDPLAASPGAADRGTIIHDTLADFLAECSGPYDAGARDRLITLGREQFRDLEAFPEVHALWWPRFLRIADWFIGFEAARNPRVSRRHLEVAGSISLPRRDGVFRLTGRADRIDEMTDGSLAAIDYKTGGAPTRKEVATLFAPQLPLEAAMLRLGGFEGIDPARPVSELAYVVLRGGSTPGDYAPRNPEEGGIGDLADNALARLAGLIAAYDDEAQGYLSRARPKFEGNVDGDYDHLARVQEWSLGGDDEETA